The following are from one region of the Methanococcoides methylutens genome:
- a CDS encoding phosphoglycolate phosphatase — protein sequence MVFKALVVDIDGTITNHDRTLDLRVAKKFRELRVPVILSTGNPLCYVHAVARLIGISGMVIAENGGVVSTGFDSSSIIADGMEECEEAYELLSRYFDLVKLDATYRKTEVVLRRGMDVSQLREIVEDNGMGVEIIDTGYAVHIKNSNMNKGTGLHTVAELMGIQASDFLAIGDSCNDAEMMREAGLGIAVGNADDEARQAASMITKASFGEGTLEAIEYALSNGLLE from the coding sequence ATGGTCTTCAAAGCCCTTGTAGTTGATATTGACGGAACTATAACCAATCACGACAGGACACTGGACCTTCGGGTCGCAAAGAAATTCCGTGAGCTCAGGGTTCCTGTCATCCTGTCCACAGGTAATCCTCTTTGTTACGTCCACGCTGTAGCCCGGCTCATCGGCATCAGCGGTATGGTCATTGCAGAGAACGGTGGTGTTGTATCCACCGGTTTTGATAGTTCCTCCATCATAGCCGATGGCATGGAAGAATGTGAAGAGGCGTATGAACTGCTCTCTCGGTATTTTGATCTTGTAAAGCTCGATGCCACATATCGCAAGACCGAGGTCGTACTGCGCAGGGGCATGGATGTCTCACAGCTTCGCGAGATCGTTGAGGACAACGGCATGGGTGTGGAGATAATCGATACCGGCTATGCCGTTCATATCAAGAACAGTAATATGAACAAGGGTACAGGGCTTCACACAGTGGCCGAACTGATGGGTATTCAAGCCTCTGATTTCCTGGCAATAGGGGATTCCTGCAACGATGCTGAGATGATGCGTGAGGCAGGCCTTGGCATAGCTGTTGGCAATGCTGATGATGAGGCCAGGCAGGCCGCATCCATGATAACGAAAGCCTCATTTGGTGAGGGTACGCTGGAGGCGATCGAATATGCTCTTTCCAATGGCCTGCTTGAATAA
- a CDS encoding PRC-barrel domain-containing protein: MAKVFAKNLSNKQVMATDGTELGILNNIVMDGKTGELEDLIVKPDIGLDTSKYQKDGQYIIVPFESVSAIKDYIVVDKVLAKGLPYDRQ, from the coding sequence ATGGCAAAAGTGTTTGCAAAGAACCTGTCCAACAAACAGGTAATGGCTACTGACGGAACCGAGCTTGGCATATTGAACAACATCGTAATGGATGGAAAGACCGGAGAACTGGAAGACCTTATCGTTAAGCCTGATATCGGTCTTGACACTTCCAAGTACCAGAAGGACGGTCAGTACATTATTGTACCTTTTGAGTCCGTTAGCGCGATAAAGGACTATATCGTAGTGGACAAGGTCCTGGCAAAGGGACTCCCATACGATCGTCAGTAA